A window of the Ostrea edulis chromosome 1, xbOstEdul1.1, whole genome shotgun sequence genome harbors these coding sequences:
- the LOC125666819 gene encoding NF-kappa-B inhibitor alpha translates to MDASDLEEDCAPGVATDPRKFGPAGAEKHKCEERCDSDLGSSISISNDSGCIKDIREQILRHSIRSKLEPPVDELTERINQVTVRDDEDEGICESVKEEELKEESSENFTDDDFLVYGRDADGDTLLHLAIITGNVTLAKVFIEVAPWPECLDIYNDKLRQTPLHLAVLMKQIQVVKLLLDNGANPEMFDHHGDTALHVACRSGNVTMVNEILKPRESRVSQNLNVRNYEGHTCLHLAVLGGYKKIADILLKSGADVNVGDGKSGATALHLSVKGNKLDILPVLLEQSDIAIDKKTYNGATPLMLAVGRRNDIIELLLSHNADFDCIESLSSSEDED, encoded by the coding sequence ATGGATGCCAGTGACCTAGAGGAAGATTGTGCACCTGGTGTTGCTACAGACCCGCGTAAATTTGGACCTGCAGGTGCTGAAAAACATAAGTGTGAGGAGAGATGCGATTCTGACCTAGGGTCCTCCATTTCTATTTCCAACGACAGTGGGTGCATCAAAGATATCCGAGAACAAATTTTGAGACATTCGATTAGATCTAAATTAGAGCCACCAGTAGACGAACTTACTGAAAGAATTAACCAAGTCACTGTACGAGACGATGAAGATGAAGGCATATGTGAATCTGTGAAAGAAGAGGAACTCAAAGAAGAATCGTCTGAAAATTTCACGGATGACGATTTCTTAGTCTATGGGAGGGATGCAGATGGCGATACCCTCCTCCATCTTGCAATAATTACAGGAAATGTTACGCTGGCGAAAGTGTTCATCGAAGTTGCACCGTGGCCGGAATGTTTGGACATTTACAACGACAAACTCAGACAAACACCACTGCATCTCGCCGTATTAATGAAACAAATTCAAGTTGTCAAACTTTTATTAGACAATGGTGCCAATCCTGAAATGTTCGATCACCACGGCGACACCGCGCTGCACGTTGCGTGTCGCTCTGGAAATGTTACTATGgtgaatgaaattttaaaacccCGAGAATCGCGAGTCTCGCAGAATCTGAATGTAAGGAACTATGAAGGACATACTTGTCTGCATTTAGCAGTGTTGGGTGGTTACAAGAAAATTGCcgatattttgttgaaatctGGTGCTGATGTGAACGTTGGGGATGGCAAAAGCGGTGCCACGGCGCTTCATCTGTCCGTGAAAGGCAACAAACTAGACATTCTCCCAGTACTACTGGAGCAATCAGACATCGCGATAGACAAGAAAACGTACAATGGTGCCACTCCCCTCATGCTTGCCGTTGGGCGCCGTAATGATATTATTGAACTTCTTCTGAGTCATAATGCTGACTTTGATTGTATAGAGTCCCTTAGTTCCAGTGAAGACGAAGATTAA